In Arcobacter lacus, a single genomic region encodes these proteins:
- the efp gene encoding elongation factor P produces MAIGMSELKKGLKIEVDGVPYKITEYQHVKPGKGAAFVRCKIKSFLNGKVIEKTFHAGDKCEVPNLQQKQMQFLYDDGELLQFMDTSTYEQEGLTYEQVGDAFDWIIDGMQVDMMYFNGKAITVEPPMVVELKIIDTPPNFKGDSQGGRKPATLESGAVVQIPFHILEGDVIRVDTRTGEYLEKVK; encoded by the coding sequence ATGGCAATAGGAATGAGCGAATTAAAGAAGGGATTAAAAATCGAAGTTGATGGAGTTCCTTATAAAATTACAGAATACCAACACGTAAAACCAGGTAAAGGTGCAGCATTTGTTAGATGTAAAATAAAATCATTTTTAAATGGAAAAGTTATTGAAAAAACTTTCCATGCAGGTGATAAATGTGAAGTTCCAAACTTACAACAAAAACAAATGCAATTTTTATATGATGATGGTGAATTATTACAATTCATGGATACATCAACGTATGAACAAGAAGGATTAACTTACGAGCAAGTTGGTGATGCATTTGATTGGATTATTGATGGAATGCAAGTAGATATGATGTATTTTAACGGAAAAGCAATTACTGTTGAACCACCAATGGTTGTTGAACTTAAAATAATTGATACTCCACCAAACTTTAAAGGTGATTCTCAAGGTGGAAGAAAACCAGCTACTTTAGAATCAGGTGCTGTTGTACAAATTCCTTTCCATATCTTAGAAGGTGATGTAATCAGAGTTGACACTAGAACAGGTGAATACTTAGAAAAAGTAAAATAG
- the ribD gene encoding bifunctional diaminohydroxyphosphoribosylaminopyrimidine deaminase/5-amino-6-(5-phosphoribosylamino)uracil reductase RibD, whose product MKIDDNFYMRLAIDEAWKHQLLTYPNPAVGCVIVKNQRLLAVEAHKEAGMPHAEVNALKTAYLKDNPNSILKTKNSSFDIHQYLLQNHNGFFNDCEIYVTLEPCNHIGKTPSCANLLKELKPKRVIISVKDPNKQATGGLETLKNENIDVTLGILEKDGLNLILPFISWQNKSCIFFKMAQTLNGSIDGKISSNRALAYVHTLRDKIDLLVIGGNSVRIDKPTLDTRYIQGKNPDIFIYSKNKVFDTNIPLFKIPNRKVLISDDLYKLLDYKFIMIEGVYNLLDKLKERIDFFILIISPKIRKGQNALNEIDLDFEIIHENFIGKDKIVFLKRK is encoded by the coding sequence ATGAAAATTGATGATAATTTTTATATGAGACTTGCCATTGATGAAGCTTGGAAACATCAACTTTTAACTTATCCTAATCCTGCTGTTGGCTGTGTTATTGTAAAAAATCAAAGATTACTAGCTGTTGAAGCACATAAAGAAGCTGGTATGCCTCATGCTGAAGTAAATGCTCTTAAAACTGCTTATTTAAAAGATAATCCAAATAGTATTTTAAAAACAAAAAATTCATCTTTTGATATTCACCAATATTTATTACAAAATCATAATGGTTTTTTTAATGATTGTGAAATATATGTAACACTTGAACCTTGCAATCATATAGGCAAAACTCCTTCTTGTGCAAACCTTTTAAAAGAGTTAAAACCCAAAAGAGTAATTATTAGCGTAAAAGATCCTAATAAACAAGCAACAGGAGGCTTAGAAACGCTTAAAAATGAAAATATTGATGTTACATTAGGCATATTAGAAAAGGATGGTTTAAATCTAATTTTACCATTTATCTCTTGGCAAAATAAATCTTGTATTTTTTTTAAAATGGCACAAACATTAAATGGAAGTATTGATGGAAAAATATCTTCAAATAGAGCTTTAGCATATGTTCATACATTAAGAGATAAGATTGATTTACTTGTTATTGGTGGAAATAGCGTAAGAATTGATAAACCAACACTTGATACTCGATATATTCAAGGAAAAAATCCTGATATATTTATATATAGTAAAAATAAAGTATTTGATACTAATATCCCTTTGTTTAAAATTCCAAATAGAAAAGTCTTGATAAGTGATGATTTATATAAATTACTTGATTATAAATTTATTATGATAGAAGGCGTATATAATCTACTTGATAAATTAAAAGAAAGAATCGATTTTTTTATTTTAATAATAAGTCCAAAAATAAGAAAAGGACAAAATGCTTTAAATGAAATTGATTTAGATTTTGAAATAATTCATGAAAATTTTATTGGAAAAGATAAGATAGTTTTTCTAAAAAGAAAATAG
- the rimP gene encoding ribosome maturation factor RimP: MSLEESIKLTVESLGAKLYDISTLREHDKNIFRVSITCEGGVNLDKCAEISRMLSPILDVEEPMNGEYLLEVSSPGIERKLKKVDHFHASIGEKVKVKNFATEVFKGELVCADEEKIVIKTEFGNEELTYDNILSAATYFEW; the protein is encoded by the coding sequence ATGAGTTTAGAAGAATCAATAAAATTAACAGTTGAAAGTCTTGGTGCTAAGCTATATGACATATCAACTCTAAGAGAACATGACAAAAATATTTTTAGAGTTAGCATAACTTGCGAAGGTGGAGTTAATCTTGATAAATGTGCAGAAATTTCAAGAATGTTATCTCCAATTTTAGATGTTGAAGAACCTATGAATGGTGAATATCTTTTAGAAGTTAGTTCTCCTGGAATTGAAAGAAAATTGAAAAAAGTTGATCATTTTCATGCTTCAATTGGAGAAAAAGTAAAAGTAAAAAATTTTGCAACAGAAGTTTTCAAAGGAGAGCTGGTTTGCGCAGATGAAGAAAAAATTGTAATTAAAACTGAATTTGGGAACGAAGAATTAACTTATGATAATATCTTAAGTGCTGCAACTTATTTTGAATGGTAA
- the rbfA gene encoding 30S ribosome-binding factor RbfA: MKSINLQRTESLLMELIPQALSNLDDERINSLPITGVNCKNGKYDAIVYFDGSDFDKDEIKAIISLLNRANGRIKSDVLASTSWYKCPNFTFVNDTSLEKSKHIEDLFAQIRKTKSSEE; the protein is encoded by the coding sequence ATGAAAAGTATAAATCTTCAAAGAACAGAATCACTTTTAATGGAATTAATTCCTCAAGCATTATCTAATTTAGATGATGAAAGAATTAATTCTTTACCTATTACAGGTGTAAACTGCAAAAATGGTAAATATGATGCAATAGTGTATTTTGATGGTAGTGATTTTGATAAAGATGAAATAAAAGCTATTATTTCTTTATTAAATAGAGCAAATGGTAGAATAAAAAGCGATGTATTAGCAAGTACAAGTTGGTATAAATGTCCTAATTTTACTTTTGTAAATGATACTAGTTTAGAAAAGTCAAAACATATTGAAGATTTATTTGCACAAATTAGAAAAACAAAAAGTAGTGAAGAATGA